A part of Streptomyces sp. NBC_01451 genomic DNA contains:
- a CDS encoding RNA polymerase sigma-70 factor, giving the protein MSKVEEFEELRALLFSIAYRILGSVGEAEDAVQETWLRFDGSTTRPTSTRAFLSATVTRVSIDVLRSARVRREEYVGPWFPEPLLTDPYQDPARSAELADSVSMAALLLLERLSPLERSVFVLREVFGFGFDEVAAAVGRSEPACRQLLVRARRHMRAGRPRFAADRQERQELATRFFNALREGDLAGLRDVLAADVSMVGDGGGKAPQLARAVVGAENVARLLVSVFPWMARIDVTFDPHEVNGQPGAVVRDRDGKVLHILALDVLDGQIQTIRSVINPDKLGHLGPVADAWAVDREVRQARRQTKRPRA; this is encoded by the coding sequence GTGAGCAAGGTCGAGGAGTTCGAGGAGCTGCGGGCGCTGCTGTTCTCGATCGCCTACCGGATTCTGGGCAGCGTGGGTGAGGCCGAGGACGCGGTGCAGGAGACCTGGTTGCGCTTCGACGGCTCGACGACCCGGCCCACCTCGACGAGGGCCTTCCTGTCCGCCACGGTGACGCGTGTCTCGATCGATGTGCTGCGCTCCGCACGGGTGAGGCGGGAGGAGTACGTCGGGCCGTGGTTCCCCGAGCCGCTGCTCACCGATCCCTACCAGGATCCGGCACGCTCGGCGGAGCTGGCCGACTCGGTGTCGATGGCGGCGCTGCTGCTCCTGGAGCGGCTCAGTCCGCTGGAGCGGTCGGTGTTCGTGCTGCGGGAGGTGTTCGGCTTCGGCTTCGACGAGGTCGCCGCGGCGGTGGGGCGGTCGGAGCCGGCATGCCGGCAGCTGCTGGTACGGGCGCGGCGGCACATGCGGGCCGGACGGCCACGGTTCGCAGCGGACCGTCAGGAGCGGCAGGAACTGGCGACGCGGTTCTTCAACGCCCTCCGGGAGGGCGATCTGGCCGGCCTGCGGGATGTGCTGGCCGCCGACGTGTCGATGGTCGGGGACGGTGGCGGCAAGGCCCCGCAGCTGGCCAGGGCCGTCGTCGGTGCCGAGAACGTGGCCCGGCTGCTCGTCTCGGTCTTTCCCTGGATGGCCCGGATCGACGTGACCTTCGACCCGCACGAGGTCAACGGCCAGCCCGGAGCGGTCGTCCGTGACCGGGACGGCAAGGTGCTCCACATCCTGGCCCTCGATGTGCTCGACGGGCAGATCCAGACCATCCGCTCGGTGATCAACCCCGACAAGCTCGGCCATCTCGGGCCGGTCGCCGACGCCTGGGCTGTCGACCGCGAGGTGAGGCAGGCCCGTCGGCAGACGAAACGGCCTCGGGCCTGA